One window of the Papaver somniferum cultivar HN1 unplaced genomic scaffold, ASM357369v1 unplaced-scaffold_115, whole genome shotgun sequence genome contains the following:
- the LOC113329240 gene encoding protein TIC 56, chloroplastic-like, whose protein sequence is MASINFNWFGGENWFQKPPNPISPINLISFTTTTNFSKPSSNFASISSSVSNLFGKPKKKPEDENPDRPPPGYYRNMYDQYVWECENNPDYRHTPEVDKILNEDQVFEEKTNPTDEEIKKNAEWWEEFHKNPIVEFLRRAEEVADYENEKELKENETPYRKEDRKLWKAVPHVPGLDGRPMPRKAIKTDEESDDKFWDFARQFFFGLWGFKQRPYPPGRPIDVAQAIGYKRLEKRYYDFIMRSGGWYYKDRLGRTRGPLQLITMKTAWGAGIIDKDTFIWGEDMDEWAPIHMVYGLERAVATWEVRLGAAATAFVHKLQKGIPPWVPLKGQEKKTCKQLQEEAIASKNRDLAVLEANDGVWPGMKTPSHALFLWASGSELTNMLRGEDHMPNKYISKDLRKQLQKEIPGLRPWEVLSIEQAMDQITYGGKWYRERLGSYTTGPPYLRNWNKDVKRIFRIFYTLSYRVYNKLERTVPGFGEVMRKVRAESEKKRNEKLAAEKKLELEKSIVSGPATPTN, encoded by the exons atggcatcaatcaatttcaattggTTTGGTGGAGAAAACTGGTTTCAAAAACCCCCAAACCCAATTTCTCCAATCAATCTCATTTccttcacaacaacaacaaatttctCAAAACCCTCTTCAAATTTTGCTTCAATCAGTAGTTCAGTTTcaaatctctttggaaaacctAAGAAAAAGCCTGAAGATGAAAACCCAGATAGACCACCACCTGGTTATTACAGAAATATGTATGACCAATATGTATGGGAATGTGAGAACAATCCAGATTATCGGCATACACCAGAAGTAGATAAAATACTTAATGAAGATCAAGTGTTTGAGGAAAAGACTAACCCAACTGACGAAGAGATTAAGAAGAATGCTGAATGGTGGGAAGAATTTCATAAGAACCCAATTGTTGAGTTTTTGAGAAGAGCTGAAGAAGTTGCTGATTATGAGAATGAGAAGGAATTGAAAGAGAATGAGACTCCGTATAGGAAAGAGGATAGGAAGCTTTGGAAAGCTGTACCACATGTTCCGGGGTTAGATGGTAGACCAATGCCTAGGAAAGCTATTAAgactgatgaagaatctgatgataAGTTTTGGGATTTTGCTAGACAGTTCTTTTTTGGTCTTTGGGGTTTTAAACAAAGACCTTATCCACCTGGTAGACCTATTGATGTTGCTCAAGCTATTGGGTATAAGCGACTCGAGAAACGGTACTACGATT TTATAATGAGGAGTGGTGGTTggtactacaaggatcgattggGTCGAACAAGGGGGCCTTTACAGCTGATAACCATGAAAACTGCTTGGGGTGCTGGGATAATTGATAAGGATACCTTCATTTGGGGTGAAGACATGGATGAATGGGCACCTATTCACATGGTTTATGGCTTAGAAAGAGCAGTTGCCACTTGGGAAG TTAGACTAGGAGCTGCTGCAACAGCTTTCGTTCATAAACTACAGAAAGGTATACCTCCCTGGGTACCACTCAAGGGGCAGGAAAAGAAGACTTGTAAGCAACTTCAAGAAGAAGCAATTGCAAGCAAAAACCGGGATTTAGCAGTTCTTGAAGCTAATGATGGTGTTTGGCCTGGAATGAAAACACCTAGCCATGCTTTATTTCTCTGGGCTAGTGGCTCAGAACTAACCAATATGTTGAGAGGTGAAGACCACATGCCCAATAAGTATATCTCCAAAGATCTTAG GAAACAATTGCAAAAAGAAATTCCTGGTTTGAGGCCGTGGGAAGTTCTTAGCATCGAACAAGCTATGGATCAGATTACATACGGTGGAAAATGGTACCGTGAGCGTCTTGGCTCCTACACAACAGGCCCTCCATATCTAAGGAATTGGAATAAGGATGTCAAG AGAATCTTTAGAATATTCTACACCCTCAGCTACAGAGTTTATAACAAATTAGAGCGTACAGTTCCTGGATTCGGTGAAGTAATGAGGAAGGTCCGCGCTGAGTCAGAGAAAAAGCGGAATGAGAAGTTGGCCGCAGAGAAGAAACTGGAACTAGAGAAATCCATCGTAAGCGGACCTGCTACTCCTACTAATTAA
- the LOC113329180 gene encoding uncharacterized protein LOC113329180, with the protein MTKDLMLTVLKTGKTAKDLWNHLKRLFQDNKGNRASSLESKFVILKFIDCNNVDDYCDKLQALSDRLSDLEFPMDEKRLVIQLVNGLPEEYNTVASFIEQSMPSFDTARSQLRT; encoded by the coding sequence atgaCCAAAGATCTGATGCTGACTGTTCTCAAAACTGGGAAAACTGCGAAGGATTTATGGAATCATCTCAAACGTCTCTTCCAAGACAACAAAGGAAACCGCGCTTCCAGCCTTGAAAGTAAGTTCGTAATTCTAAAATTTATTGACTGTAACAACGTTGATGATTATTGTGATAAGCTACAGGCACTCTCCGATCGATTGAGTGACCTCGAGTTTCCAATGGATGAAAAACGACTGGTTATCCAACTTGTCAATGGACTTCCGGAGGAATATAATACTGTTGCCTCTTTCATTGAACAATCGATGCCATCTTTTGACACTGCTCGATCTCAACTACGCACTTAA